In Scylla paramamosain isolate STU-SP2022 chromosome 17, ASM3559412v1, whole genome shotgun sequence, one DNA window encodes the following:
- the LOC135108632 gene encoding RB-associated KRAB zinc finger protein-like, with product MALSETWVQFVMAATLPCSTDQASIQAAALPGTDGCLASPRVPAGLEAACAGGSGAAVEVVRPGSSMSGRRRRQQQQQQQQPASGVGRHRRGGKNHLEAGSSVHRGESKFECQQCDNTFVSRQGLKYHILTHSGVRNYECGECGRKFTQKSHLTTHTLTHSGVRNYECDECGKKFIRKSTLTRHTLTQCGVKNYECDECGKKFTRKSSLNTHTLTHSGVKNYECDECGKKFTTISHLNQHAFRHTGVTEFECDVCGKCFKTKGDIAKHVKIHF from the exons ATGGCTCTTTCTGAGACGTGGGTACAGTTTGTAATGGCCGCCACTCTTCCCTGCTCCACAGACCAGGCCAGCATCCAGGCCGCCGCCCTGCCTGGCACTGACGGCTGTCTGGCCTCCCCGAGGGTCCCTGCAGGACTGGAAGCGGCGTGTGCTGGCGGGAGTGGTGCTGCGGTGGAGGTCGTGAGGCCGGGCAGCAGCATGAGCggtcggcggcggcggcaacagcagcagcagcagcagcagccagcctcaggtgtggggaggcACAGGCGTGGTGGCAAGAATCATCTGGAGGCAGGCAGCTCTGtccacagaggagagagcaagtttgagtgccagcagtgtgacaaCACTTTTGTATCCAGACAAGGCCTTAAGTACCacatcctgacacacagtggtgttagaaattatgagtgtggtgagtgtggcaggaaatttacccaaaagagtcacctcaccacacataccctgacacacagtggtgttagaaattatgagtgtgatgagtgtgggaagaaatttatcaGAAAGTCTAccctcaccagacacaccctgacacagtg tggtgttaaaaattatgagtgtgatgagtgtgggaagaaatttacccgcAAGtcttcccttaacacacacaccctgacacacagtggtgttaaaaattatgagtgtgatgagtgtgggaagaaatttaccaccATTTCTCATCTCAATCAACACGCCTTCAGACACACTGGGGTGACGGAGTTcgagtgtgatgtttgtggcaagtgtttcaagacaaaggGTGATATTGCCAAGCACGTGAAGATCCacttctga